A region of Thermorudis peleae DNA encodes the following proteins:
- a CDS encoding MFS transporter, whose product MRRPSWPRRRIYAGWGIVAALSFTETISWGILYYGFGVFLPAMRREFGWPTSVLSGAFSVALLLSGLFAPIVGRWLDEHGPRLVMTAGSLAATGLLLAWAHVSTVVPFYLVWAGLGCCMACVLYDPAFAVIAKWFWRRRRAALTTLTLVAGLASVIFSPLNAWLIAQLGWRHALVVLALVLGLGTVPLHALILRPAPSAAEILAAEGGTATDDAHATAQPERSMELASAVRTAAFWGLTGALVLSALLTATVSVYLVSYLVERGMSVLAASSVAGLVGLAQLPGRLLFVPLARVLSERFATPVMFWLQAAGLALLLLFPSTAGAILAVALFGIGNGMITLVRAARPAELFGSARYGSVAGVIAFWATIARAIAPTLVGLLVSHWNGFALPFWLLVGAGGLAGLAAWLAEWRAAQVLRLRLSA is encoded by the coding sequence ATGCGCAGACCGAGTTGGCCGAGGCGGCGTATCTACGCTGGATGGGGCATCGTTGCTGCATTGTCGTTCACCGAGACGATTTCATGGGGCATTCTCTATTATGGTTTCGGCGTCTTCCTGCCTGCCATGCGCCGCGAGTTTGGCTGGCCGACGTCGGTGCTTTCTGGCGCGTTCTCAGTGGCGTTGCTCCTCTCGGGCTTGTTTGCGCCAATCGTTGGGCGCTGGCTAGACGAGCACGGGCCACGGCTCGTCATGACCGCTGGCTCACTTGCGGCGACCGGGCTACTGCTTGCCTGGGCGCATGTCAGCACTGTCGTGCCGTTCTATCTCGTCTGGGCTGGCCTTGGCTGCTGTATGGCCTGTGTGCTCTATGATCCGGCATTCGCCGTCATCGCCAAATGGTTCTGGCGGCGTCGCCGCGCTGCCCTAACCACGCTTACACTCGTCGCGGGCCTCGCCAGCGTTATCTTTTCGCCCCTCAATGCATGGCTGATTGCTCAACTGGGCTGGCGTCATGCGCTGGTGGTGCTTGCCCTCGTACTTGGTCTTGGCACAGTTCCACTTCACGCCCTGATATTGCGTCCCGCTCCATCAGCAGCGGAGATCCTCGCAGCAGAAGGTGGAACTGCTACCGATGATGCCCACGCCACTGCGCAGCCGGAGCGGAGTATGGAGCTGGCAAGCGCAGTGCGCACCGCGGCATTCTGGGGATTGACAGGGGCCCTTGTGTTGAGTGCACTCCTGACAGCAACCGTGAGTGTGTATCTCGTCTCGTACCTGGTGGAGCGAGGCATGAGCGTGCTTGCAGCGAGTTCAGTGGCTGGTTTGGTTGGCCTCGCCCAATTGCCTGGGCGGTTGCTCTTTGTACCACTGGCTCGCGTGCTCAGCGAACGCTTTGCCACTCCAGTCATGTTCTGGCTACAGGCCGCTGGACTTGCATTGTTGCTGCTGTTCCCAAGCACAGCTGGGGCGATTCTGGCCGTTGCCCTCTTCGGCATTGGCAATGGCATGATCACTCTCGTTCGAGCGGCACGACCGGCTGAGCTGTTCGGTAGTGCGCGATATGGCAGCGTTGCCGGCGTGATCGCGTTCTGGGCAACGATCGCTCGAGCGATTGCGCCGACGCTCGTTGGCCTTCTGGTAAGCCATTGGAATGGCTTTGCTCTGCCGTTCTGGTTGCTTGTCGGTGCTGGCGGACTGGCTGGCCTCGCGGCCTGGCTCGCTGAGTGGCGAGCAGCGCAGGTGCTGCGCCTGCGGTTAAGCGCATAG
- a CDS encoding ECF transporter S component, whose product MQRVPEERTTQARWALHPRLIAVVGVMTAVVFVATRLIQVPIPGGYVHLGDSMIYFSAFTFGPLTGGIAGAFGATLADLTSGYANYAPATFIIHGAEGVLAGLIAWRAGVWRMIAAAIVGGLVIVGGYFLYDFFVLRIGSGAAVTDLWFNVGQAVSGGIIGTILAAAVRLAYPPATMWTVQQRWREQSPSEPHSSTR is encoded by the coding sequence ATGCAACGCGTACCTGAGGAGCGGACGACACAAGCGCGCTGGGCGCTGCACCCTCGCCTCATTGCTGTTGTCGGAGTCATGACGGCTGTTGTGTTCGTCGCGACTCGACTCATCCAAGTACCAATTCCTGGAGGGTATGTGCATCTTGGTGACAGCATGATCTACTTTAGCGCGTTCACCTTTGGCCCCTTGACTGGTGGCATCGCCGGAGCATTTGGCGCGACCCTCGCTGACCTGACATCCGGCTACGCCAACTATGCGCCCGCGACTTTCATCATCCACGGGGCCGAGGGGGTGCTGGCTGGCCTCATCGCCTGGCGCGCTGGCGTCTGGCGAATGATCGCTGCCGCCATTGTTGGTGGCCTGGTGATTGTGGGCGGCTACTTCCTCTACGATTTCTTCGTGTTGCGAATTGGCTCCGGTGCGGCCGTGACCGACCTCTGGTTCAACGTTGGGCAAGCAGTGAGTGGCGGGATTATCGGGACAATCCTTGCGGCTGCTGTGCGATTAGCCTATCCACCGGCAACCATGTGGACCGTACAGCAGCGCTGGCGTGAGCAGAGTCCGTCTGAGCCACATTCCTCCACGCGCTAG
- a CDS encoding energy-coupling factor ABC transporter ATP-binding protein, translating to MHETSTPAERASQAPAVQIEGLRYWYPPVEAGQAPPLALDGLTLTITSGEAVGVTGPAGSGKSTFCLALTGLVPQETGGIIEGRVLVAGYDTRRVSVAALAAAVSIVLQDPESNLLGLTVEDEVAFGPENMGVPPAEIARRVDWALTVMGLAHVRTRPSWALSGGQKQRLAIAAALSMQPSVLVLDEPTAQLDPGGRRELLRALMQLRKVLGQRLTLIVAERNLDWLSALVDRIIVLDHGQCVLDGPSPALLVSARAHMQALGLPVPQLAELAAWFAERTGIAVAWRTVDEAQEALASWLAM from the coding sequence GTGCACGAAACGTCAACCCCTGCCGAGCGTGCTTCACAAGCACCAGCCGTTCAGATCGAGGGATTGCGCTACTGGTATCCACCAGTCGAAGCTGGGCAAGCCCCGCCCCTCGCGCTTGATGGCCTGACACTGACGATCACATCCGGGGAGGCAGTTGGCGTTACTGGACCAGCGGGCAGTGGAAAGAGCACGTTCTGTTTAGCACTTACCGGACTCGTACCCCAAGAAACCGGCGGTATTATTGAAGGCCGTGTGCTGGTTGCTGGGTATGATACGCGCCGGGTAAGCGTTGCAGCGTTAGCTGCTGCTGTCAGCATTGTCTTACAAGATCCAGAGAGCAACCTTCTGGGCTTGACTGTTGAGGACGAGGTTGCCTTCGGACCAGAGAATATGGGTGTGCCACCGGCCGAAATCGCCCGACGCGTCGACTGGGCGCTGACGGTAATGGGGCTAGCCCACGTGCGAACTCGTCCGTCTTGGGCATTGTCCGGTGGACAAAAGCAACGGTTAGCCATTGCGGCAGCGTTGAGCATGCAACCGAGTGTACTGGTGCTCGATGAGCCAACGGCACAACTTGATCCGGGCGGGCGCCGTGAGCTCTTGCGGGCGCTGATGCAGCTGCGGAAGGTGCTTGGGCAGCGACTCACGTTGATCGTTGCTGAACGGAACCTTGATTGGCTTAGCGCGTTGGTAGACCGCATCATCGTGCTTGATCACGGCCAGTGTGTGCTCGATGGCCCCTCACCAGCACTGCTCGTCTCGGCACGTGCGCACATGCAAGCCCTTGGTCTACCGGTGCCACAGCTGGCTGAACTCGCTGCCTGGTTCGCTGAACGCACCGGCATAGCGGTGGCCTGGCGCACAGTCGATGAAGCGCAAGAGGCACTCGCGTCGTGGTTGGCGATGTAG
- a CDS encoding energy-coupling factor ABC transporter ATP-binding protein codes for MVGDVAPGTPLLRFEHVQYAYGDVPALLDVSLEITAGERVAVIGPNGSGKTTLAKLSNGLLRPHAGRVIVAGHDTSGRAPGELARIVGYVFQNPDHQLFQPTVEQEIAFGPRTLGLSPSAVAKRVEAMLALFSLTPYRRQHPTLLRRGLRQLIALAAVYALDPAVLVLDEALSALDVPQAMHVLGMLERDCHQGRSIVLITHDLQLAAWAERVVLIEHGRILADGPARAILGDAALLERAGLDPLPATTLADRLLHRRGVLSPHELIALLSQARVATKTDDANGPR; via the coding sequence GTGGTTGGCGATGTAGCTCCTGGCACTCCATTGCTACGGTTTGAGCACGTGCAGTATGCCTATGGTGATGTGCCAGCGCTGTTGGACGTTTCCCTGGAGATTACGGCTGGGGAACGCGTTGCGGTTATCGGCCCAAATGGCTCGGGAAAGACCACGCTTGCCAAGCTCAGCAACGGGTTATTACGTCCGCACGCAGGACGTGTTATCGTTGCTGGCCATGACACGAGTGGACGTGCCCCGGGAGAACTTGCCCGTATCGTCGGCTATGTCTTCCAAAATCCCGATCATCAGCTCTTTCAACCGACTGTCGAGCAGGAAATTGCCTTTGGCCCGCGCACGCTCGGCCTCTCGCCTTCGGCTGTCGCCAAGCGTGTAGAGGCAATGCTCGCCCTGTTCAGCTTAACACCCTATCGCCGGCAGCATCCGACCCTCTTGCGTCGAGGTCTCCGTCAACTGATCGCCCTCGCTGCTGTCTATGCACTCGACCCGGCTGTGCTTGTGCTTGATGAAGCGCTCAGTGCGCTCGACGTGCCACAAGCGATGCACGTGCTAGGCATGCTAGAGCGTGACTGCCACCAAGGGCGGAGCATTGTGCTGATCACCCATGACTTACAGTTGGCCGCCTGGGCCGAGCGTGTTGTGCTCATCGAACACGGGCGCATTCTGGCTGATGGCCCAGCCCGTGCGATACTCGGCGATGCTGCTTTGTTGGAACGTGCCGGGCTCGATCCGCTGCCCGCAACGACACTTGCCGATCGACTCCTCCATCGACGGGGCGTGCTTTCTCCTCATGAACTCATTGCCCTGCTGAGCCAGGCACGGGTTGCGACAAAAACGGACGATGCCAATGGCCCACGCTGA
- a CDS encoding energy-coupling factor transporter transmembrane component T family protein, with product MAHADLFVPGRSALHRLDPRVKFVLALLTGALVLSWDSVLLLAAFLVLTQLVLWHIRYPRATVLAFWRALRPFLLLIVLLWPVFHPGGSPVLVTAGPVHITLPALFAGVSAALRVASTAFIALLWLGTTDQRALVRGFVRLGMPFSLGIALTIGLRFIPLFAAIVEQVSAAMQSRGLILPPRGWRRLRALVPILIAALITSLRYSEQLGWALALRGVGASRQRTALRDLTMRWQDWVALLAGGSLLVGLLLARVVWGVGGALLAPLSPR from the coding sequence ATGGCCCACGCTGATCTTTTTGTCCCTGGTCGCTCTGCGCTCCATCGTCTTGATCCACGAGTCAAGTTTGTGCTTGCCCTCCTCACGGGTGCACTCGTGTTGAGCTGGGATAGCGTACTGCTCCTTGCTGCCTTCCTGGTGTTGACGCAGCTTGTCCTCTGGCACATCCGCTATCCACGAGCAACAGTGCTGGCGTTCTGGCGTGCGCTCCGGCCGTTCCTCCTCCTGATCGTGTTGCTGTGGCCAGTTTTTCATCCTGGTGGCTCGCCAGTGTTGGTGACCGCTGGCCCAGTGCACATCACGCTACCAGCGCTCTTCGCTGGCGTGAGTGCGGCCCTGCGTGTTGCGTCTACGGCATTCATCGCCCTCCTCTGGCTGGGGACAACTGATCAACGAGCTCTTGTGCGAGGCTTTGTTCGCCTGGGGATGCCCTTCAGCCTTGGCATTGCCTTAACGATCGGCTTACGCTTTATCCCACTCTTTGCTGCCATTGTCGAGCAGGTTTCTGCCGCCATGCAATCGCGGGGACTGATCCTGCCACCACGTGGCTGGCGACGTCTGCGAGCGCTTGTTCCCATTCTCATTGCAGCCCTGATCACGAGCCTCCGATATAGCGAGCAACTCGGCTGGGCGCTCGCGCTCCGCGGCGTTGGGGCGTCGCGCCAACGAACCGCGCTGCGTGACCTCACGATGCGCTGGCAGGACTGGGTAGCCTTGCTCGCTGGCGGCTCGCTTCTCGTTGGGCTGCTCCTCGCACGTGTTGTCTGGGGAGTTGGCGGTGCGCTGCTTGCGCCACTCTCGCCACGGTAA
- a CDS encoding amidohydrolase family protein encodes MEAAGWVDTHVHFWQYGRSDLYWMTPELTALQRSFTPDDLLPWLERVGVRQIVIVQAARSAWDHAWWFSLAEQYPIVAGVVGWVDLAAPAVDLHLDMYARHPAFRGVRATAENEPDSAWLAREDVQRGIAAVAERGLTLDLLVRTEHLPHVPALAERFPTLTLVVDHLAKPPIATGQLERWREQIARLVPYPNVWLKLSGLLTEAGPQPTVEVIRPVIAFVLDQFGIERMLWGSDWPVCTLAADYQQTYATLRAALGPLTLDDEQMLFRENARRVYRLP; translated from the coding sequence ATGGAGGCAGCCGGCTGGGTTGATACCCATGTGCACTTTTGGCAGTATGGACGGTCGGATCTCTACTGGATGACGCCTGAGTTGACGGCACTGCAGCGCAGTTTCACCCCTGACGACCTGCTGCCCTGGCTTGAGCGCGTTGGCGTTCGCCAGATCGTCATTGTCCAAGCGGCGCGTTCGGCCTGGGATCATGCCTGGTGGTTCTCACTTGCCGAGCAATATCCAATTGTTGCGGGCGTTGTTGGCTGGGTCGACCTCGCTGCGCCAGCGGTTGACCTCCACCTGGACATGTATGCACGCCATCCAGCGTTTCGTGGCGTGCGGGCGACGGCCGAAAATGAGCCGGACTCTGCCTGGCTCGCCCGGGAAGACGTCCAACGTGGCATTGCTGCTGTTGCTGAGCGGGGCTTAACGCTCGACCTCCTCGTCCGAACTGAGCACCTGCCGCATGTCCCAGCTCTGGCCGAGCGATTCCCTACCCTGACCCTGGTGGTCGATCACCTTGCCAAGCCACCAATTGCGACTGGGCAACTTGAGCGCTGGCGGGAGCAGATTGCGAGATTAGTGCCATATCCCAACGTCTGGTTGAAACTGTCTGGCCTCCTGACAGAGGCTGGGCCACAGCCGACGGTTGAAGTAATTCGTCCAGTGATCGCGTTCGTCCTCGACCAATTTGGTATCGAGCGAATGCTCTGGGGCAGCGACTGGCCTGTCTGCACACTTGCTGCCGATTACCAGCAAACGTATGCAACGCTCCGCGCTGCGCTTGGCCCACTGACCCTGGATGACGAGCAAATGCTGTTCCGTGAGAATGCTCGCCGTGTTTACCGTTTGCCCTAG
- a CDS encoding aldo/keto reductase: MAEAALPTLPRRPLGTTGLLVTPICAGGAPLGSMPDTFGYAVPEEQAIATIRAIFASPINFLDTAAAYGDGESERRIGLVIRELGGLPNGFVLATKADRDLATRRFDAEQVKRSVERSLRLLGLARLQLVYFHDPEHAGLSVAEAMAPGGPVEALLRLKAEGVIQHVGIAAGPIEMMMQYVATGAFEVVITHNRYTLLNRTAEPLIALAAERGLGVVNAAPYGSGILAKGPDAYPRYAYRDASPALLERVRQLAAICARYNVPLAAAALQFSLRDPRISATIVGMSRPERIAETVRLATLPIPEGLWDELLQVPPFAEDPQTGQPVRLPSS; this comes from the coding sequence ATGGCTGAAGCAGCATTGCCGACGCTGCCGCGCAGGCCTTTGGGAACGACGGGATTGCTCGTTACCCCGATCTGCGCTGGCGGGGCACCGCTTGGCAGCATGCCAGATACCTTTGGGTATGCTGTGCCTGAGGAGCAGGCGATTGCAACAATCCGGGCCATTTTTGCAAGCCCCATCAACTTCCTTGACACAGCGGCAGCGTATGGTGACGGTGAAAGCGAGCGACGCATCGGTCTGGTCATCCGCGAACTCGGCGGGCTCCCCAACGGATTCGTGCTTGCCACCAAGGCCGACCGTGATCTCGCGACGAGACGCTTCGATGCTGAACAGGTGAAGCGCTCAGTCGAACGGAGTCTCCGGCTTCTTGGACTCGCCCGCCTGCAACTTGTTTACTTCCACGATCCTGAGCATGCTGGGCTTTCTGTCGCCGAGGCAATGGCTCCGGGCGGGCCAGTGGAGGCATTGCTTCGTCTGAAAGCGGAAGGCGTCATCCAACACGTTGGTATTGCCGCCGGTCCCATTGAGATGATGATGCAGTACGTTGCAACAGGTGCCTTCGAAGTGGTCATTACGCACAACCGCTACACGTTGCTCAACCGCACCGCGGAGCCGTTGATTGCATTGGCAGCCGAACGCGGCCTTGGGGTGGTCAATGCTGCGCCCTACGGGAGCGGTATCCTGGCCAAGGGCCCTGACGCTTACCCGCGATACGCCTATCGTGACGCCTCACCAGCACTCCTCGAGCGTGTGCGCCAGCTCGCTGCCATCTGCGCGCGCTACAACGTCCCGCTTGCCGCTGCAGCACTGCAGTTCTCCCTGCGCGACCCTCGCATCAGTGCGACCATTGTTGGGATGAGTCGGCCCGAGCGTATTGCTGAGACCGTGCGATTGGCGACACTGCCCATTCCTGAAGGACTCTGGGACGAACTGCTCCAGGTTCCGCCATTCGCCGAAGACCCGCAGACTGGCCAGCCGGTGCGGCTGCCGTCTTCCTAG
- a CDS encoding L-rhamnose mutarotase: MKAYGLTLCLRDDPDAIAAYRRYHQAVWPQVCARLREVGVQTMRIFLRGRRLFMYVEADDAFDPRRDFARVNDDPVSAEWNALMATFQERAPEADTNEWWALMELVFDLDWPQHRTLPASEGHDGEEAGHG; the protein is encoded by the coding sequence ATGAAGGCCTACGGACTCACCCTCTGCCTGCGCGATGATCCAGACGCCATTGCTGCCTATCGTCGCTACCACCAGGCCGTCTGGCCACAGGTCTGCGCACGGCTGCGTGAGGTGGGTGTGCAGACAATGCGGATCTTCCTACGCGGCCGTCGCCTTTTCATGTATGTTGAGGCAGATGATGCGTTTGATCCAAGACGCGACTTCGCTCGTGTGAATGACGACCCAGTGTCGGCAGAATGGAACGCGCTCATGGCAACTTTCCAGGAACGCGCGCCAGAGGCGGACACGAACGAATGGTGGGCGCTCATGGAACTGGTCTTCGACCTTGACTGGCCCCAACACCGTACTCTTCCAGCGAGCGAAGGACACGACGGGGAGGAAGCAGGCCATGGCTGA
- a CDS encoding SDR family NAD(P)-dependent oxidoreductase — MGKLDNQIALVTGAGSGIGRAIAQRFAAEGAMVIAADINLEAAEATAQASPEHIVPLLVDVTDEASVQELADIALSRFGKIDILVNNAGIGTTKDLLETPLEEWERVFAVNVRGVFLCTRAVLPQMLKRHHGIIINIASVAGLIGIPKRAAYCASKGAVVTLTKQVAIAYVKDGIRCNCICPGTVDTPWVERLVAQDADPVAARRALEARQPMGRLVRAEEVAAAALYLASDEAAAVTGTALVVDGGWLAQ; from the coding sequence ATGGGTAAGCTGGATAACCAGATTGCACTCGTGACCGGGGCAGGGTCAGGCATTGGGCGGGCAATTGCGCAGCGCTTTGCTGCTGAAGGGGCAATGGTCATCGCCGCTGATATCAACCTCGAGGCTGCAGAAGCGACTGCCCAAGCGTCGCCCGAGCACATCGTGCCGCTTTTGGTTGACGTGACGGACGAGGCAAGTGTTCAGGAGCTTGCTGACATAGCCTTGTCACGTTTTGGGAAGATCGACATTCTCGTCAACAATGCAGGAATCGGCACAACAAAGGACCTGCTAGAGACGCCTCTGGAGGAGTGGGAACGAGTCTTTGCCGTCAATGTCCGTGGTGTCTTCCTCTGCACGCGCGCCGTGCTGCCACAAATGCTCAAGCGGCATCACGGCATCATCATCAACATCGCTTCAGTCGCCGGTCTCATCGGCATCCCTAAACGCGCAGCGTACTGCGCAAGCAAGGGAGCGGTGGTCACACTGACAAAACAAGTCGCGATTGCCTACGTCAAAGACGGGATTCGCTGCAATTGCATCTGTCCTGGTACCGTCGATACGCCATGGGTTGAGCGACTTGTTGCGCAAGACGCTGATCCGGTTGCTGCTCGCCGAGCGCTTGAAGCACGGCAGCCGATGGGACGGCTGGTTCGAGCCGAAGAAGTCGCCGCTGCTGCACTGTACCTCGCGTCGGACGAGGCGGCGGCGGTGACCGGCACCGCCCTGGTCGTTGACGGCGGCTGGCTGGCACAGTGA
- a CDS encoding carbohydrate ABC transporter permease: protein MSTRTALARQRSPLAPSPLRLVFSYVVLGLWTLIVLFPLYWLAITAFKLPVHVYNGPLYIPFVDFRPTLENWRYIFVDLRNDTIRPYINTVIVGLSSSVLTLLFGAAATYGLSRFRYRVPLGIVLTFLLCCLLALLGMNLGLPDSLAIAAATALFVIGALTLGRRTKAALGNNDIAFWIISQRMLPPVAVVIPIYILFQRLHLLDTRTALVIAYIAANLPIAVWLLRDYFRTIPLDLEESAAIDGASRYQILWHIVLPLALPGLVATFLFVLVLAWNEYLLALFLSSANAQTMPLLVAAQNATRGPQWWYMSVLILIMIVPVIVLAIVLERYIARGLLIGAVRG from the coding sequence ATGTCCACGCGTACTGCGTTAGCCCGACAACGCTCGCCGCTGGCTCCTTCACCCTTGCGACTTGTCTTCTCCTATGTCGTGCTCGGCCTCTGGACACTTATCGTCCTCTTCCCACTCTACTGGCTGGCAATTACCGCGTTTAAGCTCCCGGTCCACGTCTACAATGGGCCACTCTATATACCTTTTGTTGACTTTCGACCGACGCTGGAGAATTGGCGCTATATTTTCGTCGATCTGCGCAACGATACGATTCGACCGTATATCAATACGGTTATCGTTGGGCTCTCCAGCTCGGTCTTAACACTTCTCTTCGGAGCGGCCGCGACCTATGGACTGAGTCGGTTTCGTTATCGTGTACCGCTTGGCATTGTCCTCACGTTCCTTCTCTGCTGCCTACTCGCGCTACTGGGGATGAACCTTGGCCTGCCAGACAGTCTGGCGATTGCCGCTGCCACTGCCCTCTTTGTGATCGGTGCGTTAACACTGGGCCGCCGCACGAAAGCAGCGCTCGGCAACAACGACATTGCCTTCTGGATCATCTCCCAGCGGATGCTTCCTCCCGTGGCGGTTGTGATCCCGATCTACATCCTCTTCCAACGACTCCATCTGCTCGACACACGGACGGCCCTCGTCATCGCCTATATCGCCGCGAACTTGCCGATTGCGGTCTGGTTGCTGCGCGACTACTTTCGTACAATCCCTCTCGACCTTGAAGAGAGTGCTGCAATCGATGGGGCATCACGTTACCAAATTCTTTGGCACATCGTACTGCCGCTCGCGCTTCCAGGTCTTGTAGCGACCTTTCTCTTTGTTCTCGTACTCGCCTGGAACGAGTATTTGCTTGCGCTCTTTCTCAGTAGCGCCAACGCCCAGACCATGCCGCTGCTGGTTGCTGCGCAGAATGCAACTCGTGGTCCACAATGGTGGTACATGTCAGTGCTGATCTTAATTATGATCGTGCCAGTCATTGTGCTGGCAATTGTGCTCGAGCGGTACATCGCACGCGGACTGCTGATTGGCGCGGTCCGTGGATAA
- a CDS encoding carbohydrate ABC transporter permease, producing MAERHEHVDMTGQVAAPPVAPARPRRLSWVTVSAWADQQAGAVMLLPAVLIILLLAIFPLIFSLYLSLSRFQLVSGGFRIQFVGLLNYQKLFFGVEHEHFLGTFAPSTPLSWVILGIGAIILIGWLLRYARSRPPQLILGLLGRGIVAAGILAALWLLEATLRSGGRPGTLIVTLIYVVVGVALQYVVGLGLALLCTQQIPGRRFFRVVFLLPMMITPVGIAYMFRMLTDTTKGPLAPLWEFLGLANFSWVNDPWGARIAVMIGDLWQWTPFMFIVLLAALEGQPQELLEAATVDGANLWQIFWKITLPQIAPVSSTLILIRLIEAFKIFDMPNVLTGGGPGTATESLTLHAYVTWRAFDFGTSAAIAYTLLFIVTFVGLSYVNLIHRRLTEAAG from the coding sequence ATGGCAGAGCGCCATGAGCATGTAGATATGACTGGACAAGTAGCCGCACCGCCGGTCGCTCCAGCACGGCCGCGTCGCCTTTCGTGGGTCACGGTGAGCGCATGGGCTGACCAGCAGGCAGGAGCAGTGATGCTCCTGCCTGCGGTCTTGATTATCCTCTTGCTCGCGATCTTTCCACTGATCTTCTCCCTCTACCTGTCTCTGTCACGGTTCCAACTGGTCAGTGGCGGCTTCCGTATCCAGTTCGTTGGGCTCCTGAATTACCAAAAACTCTTCTTCGGCGTAGAGCACGAGCACTTTCTTGGTACATTCGCCCCATCAACGCCACTCAGTTGGGTCATCTTGGGCATCGGGGCTATCATCCTGATTGGCTGGTTGCTGCGCTATGCCCGTAGTCGTCCACCACAACTGATACTAGGCCTGCTAGGCCGCGGGATCGTCGCTGCCGGCATCCTGGCAGCGCTCTGGCTGCTTGAAGCAACCCTTCGCTCAGGGGGAAGACCAGGGACACTTATTGTGACCCTCATCTATGTCGTCGTCGGTGTTGCCCTCCAATATGTTGTTGGCCTCGGCCTCGCTCTTCTCTGCACACAACAGATTCCTGGACGGCGGTTTTTCCGGGTTGTATTCCTACTGCCAATGATGATTACCCCTGTCGGTATCGCCTACATGTTCCGGATGTTGACCGACACCACAAAGGGCCCGCTGGCACCATTGTGGGAGTTCCTTGGGCTCGCAAACTTCTCATGGGTTAACGATCCGTGGGGGGCACGGATTGCAGTGATGATCGGCGACCTCTGGCAGTGGACGCCGTTCATGTTCATCGTCCTCCTCGCCGCACTCGAGGGGCAACCACAAGAACTCCTTGAGGCAGCGACCGTTGATGGAGCTAATCTTTGGCAGATCTTCTGGAAGATTACGCTCCCGCAGATTGCCCCCGTTAGCAGCACGCTTATCTTGATCCGCTTGATCGAAGCCTTCAAGATCTTTGACATGCCGAACGTGCTGACCGGTGGTGGCCCAGGAACAGCGACCGAATCGTTAACTCTCCACGCCTATGTGACCTGGAGGGCGTTTGACTTCGGAACCTCGGCAGCAATTGCCTACACCCTGCTCTTCATTGTCACCTTCGTTGGACTCAGCTACGTCAATCTGATCCACCGCCGTCTCACGGAAGCAGCAGGATAG